In Sinorhizobium mexicanum, one DNA window encodes the following:
- a CDS encoding L-fuconate dehydratase, protein MTRITDLRVFDLRFPTSQSLDGSDAMNPDPDYSAAYVILDSDDPALAGHGLTFTIGRGNDICCMAIRAMRHLVVGQNTADILANPGRFWRHLTGDSQLRWIGPEKGAIHLATGAIVNAIWDLLAKEAGKPVWRLVAEMTPEQIADIVDYRYLTDVLTRDEAITILRKGEQGKSERIATLEREGYACYTTSAGWLGYDDDKLRRLAQDAIDQGFNHIKMKVGRDLADDIRRLTIAREVIGPDRYLMIDANQVWEVGEAIDWIKQLAFAKPFFIEEPTSPDDVAGHRKIREAIGPVKVATGEMCQNRIMFKQFIAEGAIDIVQIDSCRMGGLNEVLAVLLVAAKYELPVWPHAGGVGLCEYVQHLSMIDYVAVSGTKDGRVIEYVDHLHEHFLEPCVIRDAAYMPPLRPGFSIEMKPQSIEDYTFRG, encoded by the coding sequence ATGACCCGCATCACCGATCTGCGCGTCTTCGATCTGCGCTTTCCCACTTCGCAGAGCCTCGACGGATCCGATGCCATGAACCCGGATCCCGACTATTCCGCGGCGTATGTCATCCTCGACAGCGACGATCCGGCACTGGCAGGGCATGGCCTGACTTTCACGATCGGGCGGGGTAACGACATCTGCTGCATGGCCATCAGGGCCATGCGTCACCTCGTCGTCGGCCAGAACACCGCGGACATCCTCGCCAATCCGGGTCGGTTCTGGCGGCATCTGACTGGTGACAGCCAGTTGCGCTGGATTGGCCCGGAGAAGGGAGCGATCCACCTGGCGACGGGTGCCATCGTGAACGCGATCTGGGACCTCCTGGCCAAGGAAGCGGGCAAGCCCGTCTGGCGGCTGGTCGCCGAGATGACACCGGAACAGATCGCCGACATCGTCGACTATCGCTACCTGACCGATGTGCTGACCCGCGACGAGGCGATCACCATTCTGCGGAAAGGGGAGCAGGGCAAGTCCGAGCGCATCGCCACGCTCGAGCGGGAGGGCTATGCCTGCTACACGACCTCGGCCGGCTGGCTTGGCTACGACGACGACAAACTGCGGCGGCTCGCCCAAGACGCGATCGATCAGGGTTTCAACCACATCAAGATGAAAGTCGGGCGCGATCTCGCAGACGACATTCGCCGCTTGACGATCGCCCGCGAGGTAATCGGCCCGGACCGCTATCTGATGATCGATGCCAATCAGGTTTGGGAAGTCGGGGAAGCGATCGACTGGATCAAGCAATTGGCCTTTGCCAAGCCGTTTTTCATCGAGGAACCGACGAGCCCCGACGACGTCGCCGGCCATCGCAAGATCCGCGAGGCAATCGGCCCGGTAAAAGTCGCGACCGGCGAGATGTGCCAGAACCGGATTATGTTCAAGCAGTTCATCGCCGAAGGTGCGATCGACATCGTGCAGATCGATTCCTGCCGCATGGGCGGTCTCAACGAGGTGCTGGCGGTCTTGCTGGTGGCGGCGAAGTATGAGCTTCCGGTCTGGCCGCATGCGGGCGGAGTAGGGCTCTGCGAATACGTCCAGCACCTGTCGATGATCGACTATGTCGCCGTGTCAGGGACCAAGGATGGCCGGGTGATCGAATATGTCGACCACTTGCATGAACACTTCCTTGAACCGTGCGTCATCCGCGATGCGGCCTACATGCCGCCGCTTCGGCCGGGCTTTTCGATCGAGATGAAGCCGCAATCGATCGAGGACTACACCTTCCGAGGTTAG
- a CDS encoding C4-dicarboxylate TRAP transporter substrate-binding protein, translating into MKKFMLAVAMAALSYCGANAQEYSLRFSTSQVNPNEPIVKAMKAFSERVEKRSEGRIAITVMTGDQLGAQKKVNEMVMSGASLLSATDYGQLGQFVPDMSILAGPYVYPSLEATDRLFASDLYKELSGKLEAQGIKIIMPNGLFGYRHIISNKPVRTPADLSGVTIRVPSSPIMMATFGGYGARPTELPWGDVYNALQTGVVDAAEGPFGSIAGAKLNETRKVISKTGHQIMFTAWVASTQFFNGLPEDLQKILLEEGQTIAKELTQMTLETDDAYAKQLADSGVEIVTDVDIPAFVEASRVAYDKVPNITPGIYDRVQKAMAE; encoded by the coding sequence ATGAAGAAGTTCATGCTCGCCGTCGCCATGGCCGCTCTATCCTATTGCGGCGCGAACGCGCAGGAATACAGCCTGCGTTTCTCGACCTCGCAGGTGAATCCCAACGAGCCCATCGTCAAGGCGATGAAGGCCTTCTCCGAACGCGTCGAGAAGCGCTCGGAAGGCCGAATCGCGATTACCGTGATGACCGGTGATCAGCTCGGCGCCCAGAAGAAGGTCAATGAAATGGTGATGAGCGGTGCCAGCCTGCTCAGCGCCACCGACTACGGCCAGCTCGGCCAGTTCGTGCCCGACATGTCGATCCTGGCCGGCCCTTACGTCTATCCGAGCCTCGAGGCCACGGATCGCCTGTTCGCATCCGATCTCTACAAGGAATTGTCCGGCAAGCTCGAGGCGCAGGGCATCAAGATCATCATGCCCAACGGTCTCTTCGGATACCGTCACATCATCTCCAACAAACCGGTCCGCACCCCGGCTGATCTTTCCGGCGTGACGATCCGCGTGCCGTCCTCGCCGATCATGATGGCGACCTTCGGCGGCTACGGCGCGCGCCCGACGGAACTGCCCTGGGGTGATGTCTACAACGCGCTGCAGACCGGCGTCGTCGACGCCGCTGAGGGGCCATTCGGATCGATCGCCGGCGCGAAGTTGAACGAAACCCGGAAGGTCATCTCGAAGACGGGCCATCAGATCATGTTCACCGCTTGGGTCGCATCCACCCAGTTTTTCAACGGCTTGCCCGAAGACCTGCAGAAGATCCTCCTGGAGGAGGGGCAGACGATCGCCAAGGAACTGACGCAGATGACCCTTGAAACCGACGACGCCTATGCAAAGCAGTTGGCCGATTCCGGTGTCGAGATCGTAACAGACGTCGACATTCCGGCTTTCGTCGAAGCGTCGCGCGTCGCCTATGACAAGGTGCCGAATATCACCCCGGGCATCTACGACCGCGTACAGAAGGCGATGGCGGAGTAG
- a CDS encoding TRAP transporter small permease, whose protein sequence is METSPLPEETIPLLSFRRADEAIGVAALIVIVFSILWGVVSRYIFPQPAAWTYELAIMAFAYLVFFGAVAGVRLGTHAAIDVLVAAFPASWQKAIAWFNYLLLAVFFVVMTVLFAWQAWTSRHVHTIALDLSRSLSYGPLALASAGMFIQHLIVERPWTVRMHRNVESLI, encoded by the coding sequence ATGGAAACCTCACCCTTGCCGGAAGAGACCATTCCTCTTCTTAGTTTTCGCCGAGCCGACGAGGCGATCGGCGTTGCCGCGCTCATCGTCATCGTCTTCTCGATCCTCTGGGGCGTTGTCAGCCGCTACATTTTCCCTCAACCGGCCGCCTGGACCTACGAGCTGGCGATCATGGCCTTCGCTTATCTCGTCTTTTTCGGCGCCGTTGCCGGCGTCCGTCTCGGCACCCATGCGGCGATCGATGTGCTGGTCGCGGCGTTTCCTGCGAGCTGGCAAAAGGCGATTGCCTGGTTCAATTACCTGTTGCTCGCCGTCTTCTTCGTGGTGATGACGGTACTGTTTGCGTGGCAGGCCTGGACGTCGCGCCATGTCCACACCATCGCACTCGATCTGTCGCGCAGCCTCTCCTACGGCCCGCTCGCCTTGGCATCTGCCGGCATGTTCATCCAGCACCTCATTGTCGAAAGACCATGGACCGTCCGGATGCATCGCAATGTGGAATCGCTGATATGA
- a CDS encoding TRAP transporter large permease: protein MTFFHLAGPSLLVVVLFLLSTPITWAMAIGALAFFLFNMDMIPLANFAQEMAEGSQSVSLLALPLFVLAGCIMNASGITRRLLNLADVLVGHMTGALAQMCTVLGTLLGGLTASANADAAMLAKTLGVEMSQRGYSRAFAAVITSSAAIITSLIPPSIGLIVYGFLAETSIGRLFAAGVVPGLVLAGGLMITTYFIARKRGYKPLRKERATRAEGVKALVDGIWALSIPVVIFVGTRYGLFTTTEAGAVVVVYVLFVAVFGYREFTIRQIPEVLAESVRDSAVVMIMICAAAAFGFYLAWEQVPQAMSSWLGGATDNPLLMLLLINVLLIVIGTAIEGSAALIILTPMLIPIIDGVGIDRVHFGIVFITNLTIAGITPPVGGLMYISSMVLKVPMMAYAREVLPYLAMMMVLLLMLSMFPQLSLWLPNLVYGATAVQ from the coding sequence ATGACCTTCTTTCATCTTGCCGGCCCATCGTTGCTCGTCGTCGTGCTCTTCCTGCTTTCGACTCCGATCACCTGGGCGATGGCGATCGGAGCGCTGGCCTTCTTCCTGTTCAACATGGACATGATTCCGCTTGCCAACTTCGCCCAGGAGATGGCCGAAGGAAGTCAGTCGGTGTCTCTGCTGGCGCTGCCGCTTTTCGTGCTCGCGGGCTGCATCATGAACGCCTCGGGCATCACCCGTCGGCTGCTCAACCTCGCCGACGTTCTCGTCGGCCATATGACCGGCGCGCTCGCGCAAATGTGCACGGTCCTCGGCACGCTGCTCGGCGGCTTGACCGCGTCCGCCAACGCCGACGCGGCGATGCTGGCGAAGACCCTCGGTGTCGAGATGTCGCAGAGGGGATACAGCCGTGCTTTCGCCGCGGTCATCACCTCGTCTGCCGCCATCATCACCAGCCTCATACCACCGTCAATCGGTCTCATCGTCTATGGCTTCCTTGCCGAAACCTCGATCGGTCGGCTGTTTGCGGCCGGTGTCGTGCCCGGCCTCGTGCTTGCCGGTGGGCTGATGATCACCACCTACTTCATTGCCAGGAAGCGCGGTTACAAGCCGCTGCGCAAGGAGCGGGCCACCCGCGCGGAAGGCGTGAAGGCGCTTGTCGATGGCATCTGGGCGCTTTCGATCCCGGTGGTCATCTTCGTTGGCACCCGCTATGGGCTGTTCACGACCACAGAGGCTGGCGCGGTCGTCGTCGTCTACGTGCTGTTCGTTGCCGTCTTCGGTTACCGCGAGTTCACCATCCGTCAGATCCCCGAGGTACTTGCCGAGTCCGTGCGCGATTCAGCCGTGGTCATGATCATGATCTGCGCCGCTGCGGCCTTCGGTTTCTACCTCGCCTGGGAACAGGTGCCGCAGGCGATGTCGAGCTGGCTCGGAGGCGCAACCGACAACCCGCTGCTGATGCTGCTGCTGATCAACGTGCTTCTGATCGTCATCGGCACAGCGATCGAGGGCTCGGCGGCGTTGATTATCCTGACGCCGATGTTGATCCCGATCATCGACGGCGTCGGTATCGACCGTGTGCATTTCGGGATCGTCTTCATCACCAACCTGACCATCGCCGGCATCACGCCGCCGGTCGGCGGCCTGATGTACATCTCGTCGATGGTGCTGAAGGTTCCAATGATGGCCTATGCACGCGAGGTGTTGCCCTATCTCGCGATGATGATGGTGTTGCTGCTGATGCTCAGCATGTTTCCGCAACTTTCGCTCTGGCTACCGAACCTCGTTTACGGCGCGACGGCCGTTCAATAG
- a CDS encoding DUF2721 domain-containing protein, translating into MEPPPSVSDLALIVQTALAPVFLLAGTAGFVSVYEFRLGRVSDRVNAIQESGERGEARRSQLAYLRRRTLALEVAVALGTLAAICTGWAILNLLAGALKFGFREENLFWFFGGAILSLIGSLVAFLLEMLMAGRSMLRQMRMNEASPEGE; encoded by the coding sequence ATGGAGCCGCCACCAAGCGTCAGTGACCTTGCCTTGATCGTCCAAACCGCTCTGGCGCCGGTGTTTCTCCTTGCAGGTACGGCTGGCTTTGTAAGCGTGTATGAATTTCGCCTTGGCAGGGTCTCGGATCGGGTCAATGCGATCCAGGAGAGCGGGGAGCGAGGCGAAGCGAGACGCTCTCAACTGGCCTATCTGCGCCGGCGGACACTTGCCTTGGAGGTAGCGGTTGCCTTGGGAACATTGGCCGCGATTTGCACCGGATGGGCGATCCTGAATCTGCTTGCAGGTGCACTCAAGTTTGGGTTCCGCGAAGAAAACCTCTTCTGGTTTTTCGGTGGTGCGATCCTCTCGCTGATCGGATCGCTCGTGGCATTCCTTCTTGAGATGCTCATGGCAGGACGGAGCATGTTGCGACAGATGCGAATGAATGAGGCCTCCCCAGAGGGCGAGTAA
- a CDS encoding helix-turn-helix transcriptional regulator, with product MYRTSSSLSNFEDHNKVSPKKSKIVVLAKTDLFAECLTQAISARFQDRDVVSLSNAECLLDGKLIDVSLVMVYRLPAAAFQSIMRMIRECHPKAAIGLMVQDADELDSSITRVVDEGLVHGVLPLNLNLDVCLTAIDLLMKGGEHFPAALLRRLAPRGRSGGDLGEQQQASSQATGLERKNDFGQGLLTVREIQVLELICMGTQNKIIADRLGLSENTVKVHVRNICKKMDVRNRTEAASRYFRSEADLASLRAASR from the coding sequence ATGTACCGCACGAGCTCGTCCCTGAGCAATTTTGAAGATCACAACAAGGTATCGCCGAAGAAAAGCAAGATTGTAGTGCTCGCTAAGACCGACCTGTTCGCCGAATGTTTGACGCAGGCGATCAGCGCGCGTTTTCAAGATCGGGACGTCGTAAGCCTTTCCAACGCCGAGTGTCTCCTGGACGGCAAACTTATCGACGTAAGCCTGGTCATGGTCTACCGCCTGCCGGCGGCAGCATTTCAATCGATCATGAGGATGATCCGCGAGTGCCATCCGAAGGCCGCAATCGGCCTGATGGTGCAGGATGCGGACGAGCTCGACTCGTCGATCACGCGCGTTGTCGACGAAGGGTTGGTTCACGGCGTGCTGCCGCTGAACCTCAATCTCGACGTATGCCTTACCGCCATCGATCTCTTGATGAAGGGCGGTGAGCATTTTCCCGCCGCGTTGCTTCGGCGCCTGGCGCCGAGAGGGCGCTCAGGAGGCGACCTTGGTGAGCAACAACAGGCGTCTTCGCAAGCCACAGGTCTGGAACGCAAGAACGACTTTGGCCAAGGCCTCCTGACGGTGCGCGAGATCCAGGTTCTCGAGCTCATCTGCATGGGCACGCAGAACAAGATCATCGCCGATCGTCTCGGGCTTTCCGAAAACACCGTCAAAGTCCATGTCCGCAACATCTGCAAGAAGATGGACGTGCGCAACCGGACGGAGGCTGCGTCGCGCTATTTCCGGAGCGAGGCTGATCTCGCCTCGCTCCGCGCAGCATCACGCTGA
- a CDS encoding cold-shock protein, which translates to MATGTVKFFNQDKGFGFITPDNGGADVFVHVSAVQGSGPLRDGQKVSYELGQDRKTGKSKAEDVRPV; encoded by the coding sequence ATGGCGACCGGTACCGTTAAATTTTTCAATCAGGACAAGGGCTTTGGCTTCATCACGCCCGACAATGGCGGCGCAGATGTGTTTGTGCATGTGTCGGCGGTGCAGGGCTCCGGACCTCTTCGGGACGGCCAGAAGGTCAGCTACGAACTGGGTCAGGACCGCAAGACCGGGAAGTCGAAAGCGGAAGACGTAAGACCTGTCTGA
- a CDS encoding oxidoreductase, with the protein MSQKTFFITGANSGFGLAVATAASEQGHTVIGTVRSEASQARLAERLPAVRCALCDVTEFDRIPDVVEQAEKDHGPVDVLINNAGYGHEGLLEESPLEEMRRQFDVNVFGAVAVAKAFLPRFRRRRRGFIVNVTSMGGMITMPGIAYYCGSKFALQGISEVMRAEMAPFGVHVTALCPGSFRTDWAGRSMVRTGRSIDDYDALFDPIREARQARSGKQLGDPNKLAAAVLNLIESANPPPQLLLGSDALKLVSGRIERLQQEIEEWKPVAVSTDE; encoded by the coding sequence ATGTCACAGAAGACTTTCTTCATCACGGGCGCGAATTCCGGGTTCGGCCTGGCAGTCGCGACAGCGGCCAGCGAACAGGGGCATACGGTCATCGGCACCGTCCGCTCGGAAGCCTCGCAAGCAAGGCTTGCAGAACGCCTGCCGGCGGTCCGTTGCGCCCTTTGCGACGTGACAGAGTTCGACCGGATACCGGATGTCGTCGAGCAGGCCGAGAAAGACCACGGCCCGGTCGACGTCCTAATCAACAATGCCGGTTACGGCCACGAAGGGCTCCTCGAGGAGTCGCCGCTCGAAGAAATGCGTCGTCAGTTCGACGTGAACGTCTTCGGCGCGGTTGCGGTTGCCAAGGCTTTCCTGCCGCGGTTTCGCCGGAGGCGCCGCGGGTTCATCGTCAATGTCACGTCGATGGGCGGCATGATCACCATGCCCGGCATCGCCTATTACTGCGGCAGCAAGTTCGCGCTTCAGGGGATATCGGAGGTGATGCGTGCGGAAATGGCGCCGTTCGGTGTCCACGTCACCGCACTCTGCCCTGGCTCGTTCCGGACCGACTGGGCCGGACGCTCGATGGTGAGGACTGGGCGGTCCATCGACGACTACGACGCGCTGTTCGATCCGATCCGAGAAGCGCGGCAAGCAAGAAGCGGCAAGCAGCTTGGCGATCCCAACAAACTCGCGGCAGCCGTGCTTAACCTCATCGAGTCCGCCAATCCTCCACCGCAACTCCTGCTTGGCAGCGATGCGCTTAAACTCGTGTCTGGCAGGATCGAGCGCCTGCAGCAGGAGATTGAGGAATGGAAACCCGTCGCTGTCTCTACCGACGAGTGA
- a CDS encoding AraC family transcriptional regulator, with amino-acid sequence MSFLPNPMNMASAPSKRRELVALAGRLAPHHGYNATGLHGVRILRTEEVLHDIPVLYKPGAVFVLQGRKQGMLEGEVYLYDEEHYLAVSVPVPFRMESVASAECPLLAVYLEFDMALAAEIASDVEARRCGPASTTARSLISSRMEPDVEDAVLRLLRVLNDPMEMVVLGACILRELHYRILVGPQGAQMIAALQQKGTSGKIVQSLARLRETYSSEISVTALAQEAGMSVPSYHAHFKALTGSSPMQYVKAMRLHEARLIMARQEKTIAEAALSVGYLSPAQFSRDFKRHFRRTASEEVKWVRSHLGELALRP; translated from the coding sequence ATGAGTTTCTTGCCAAATCCTATGAATATGGCGAGTGCGCCATCCAAGCGCCGGGAGCTTGTGGCATTGGCTGGACGCCTTGCTCCGCATCACGGTTACAATGCGACGGGGCTTCATGGCGTCCGCATCCTCAGGACCGAAGAGGTCCTCCACGACATCCCCGTCCTCTACAAGCCTGGTGCTGTTTTCGTGCTGCAAGGTCGCAAGCAGGGAATGCTTGAAGGCGAGGTCTATCTTTACGACGAAGAGCATTATCTGGCGGTCTCGGTCCCGGTTCCGTTCCGGATGGAATCGGTAGCCAGCGCAGAATGCCCCCTGCTTGCGGTCTATCTCGAATTCGACATGGCGCTTGCGGCCGAGATCGCCTCGGACGTCGAGGCACGGCGTTGCGGACCGGCGAGCACCACGGCGAGAAGTCTTATTTCCAGCAGAATGGAACCCGACGTCGAGGATGCCGTGCTACGCCTGTTGCGAGTGCTCAACGATCCCATGGAGATGGTGGTTCTCGGCGCATGCATCTTGCGCGAGTTGCACTATCGCATCCTCGTCGGCCCCCAGGGCGCACAGATGATTGCAGCGCTACAGCAGAAAGGCACCTCCGGCAAGATCGTGCAAAGCCTCGCCCGATTGCGCGAAACTTACAGCTCGGAGATTTCAGTGACTGCGCTCGCACAGGAAGCGGGCATGAGCGTCCCCTCCTATCACGCACATTTCAAGGCGCTGACAGGCAGCAGCCCAATGCAATACGTCAAAGCGATGCGGCTTCACGAAGCAAGGCTGATCATGGCGCGCCAGGAAAAAACGATCGCAGAGGCCGCGCTGTCGGTTGGTTACCTCAGCCCAGCCCAATTCAGCCGCGACTTCAAAAGGCACTTCCGCCGCACCGCCTCAGAGGAGGTAAAATGGGTCCGCAGTCACCTCGGCGAGCTTGCCTTGCGACCATGA
- a CDS encoding SDR family NAD(P)-dependent oxidoreductase, which produces MTELSGKRALVTGASRGIGAAIAIMLADKGADVAITYERSAERAAEVVRAIESKGRRSVAIQADSADPAAVKRSVDEAVQALGGLDILVNNAAIALYDTIANISVGDIDALLSVNVRSPLLASQAAIPHLKEGGRIVTIGSAGAERIVGDTGTVYYMTKSALHSFTRGLARELGSRDVTVNLVQPGSTDTDMNPANGEFADFQRSLSPLGRFGKPDDIAAAVAFLASPAARQITGAILTVDGGQTT; this is translated from the coding sequence TCGCGCGGGATTGGCGCCGCCATCGCAATAATGCTCGCGGACAAGGGCGCGGATGTCGCCATCACCTACGAGCGTTCGGCCGAGCGTGCCGCGGAGGTCGTCAGAGCAATCGAGAGCAAGGGTCGTAGATCGGTCGCCATCCAGGCGGACAGCGCCGATCCGGCGGCCGTGAAGCGATCGGTCGACGAGGCGGTCCAGGCGCTCGGCGGCCTTGACATCCTCGTCAACAACGCCGCCATTGCGCTCTACGATACGATTGCCAACATCAGTGTCGGCGACATCGATGCCCTGCTGAGCGTCAATGTCCGGTCGCCCTTGCTCGCCTCGCAGGCCGCCATTCCGCATCTCAAGGAGGGCGGCCGTATCGTCACCATCGGCTCGGCCGGCGCCGAACGCATCGTCGGCGACACCGGCACGGTGTACTACATGACGAAATCCGCGCTGCATTCTTTCACACGCGGCCTTGCGCGCGAACTCGGGTCCCGTGACGTCACCGTCAATCTGGTCCAGCCAGGATCGACGGATACGGACATGAACCCGGCCAATGGTGAATTCGCCGATTTCCAGCGCTCGCTCAGTCCCCTCGGCCGTTTTGGCAAACCGGATGACATCGCCGCCGCCGTGGCCTTCCTGGCAAGCCCCGCGGCAAGGCAGATCACCGGCGCGATCCTTACGGTCGACGGCGGTCAAACCACCTGA